A window of Eubacteriaceae bacterium ES3 contains these coding sequences:
- the lgt gene encoding prolipoprotein diacylglyceryl transferase, whose protein sequence is MNAPDPIAFTLFGLEIRWYGIFIATALVLALYIAVKRAPKLGLTADHVLDFFLFMIPAIIVGARLYYVIFSFDYYKNHPAEIFAIRNGGLAIHGGIIAGIIVALILCRVKNINFFTLADVVIPGLPLGQAIGRWGNFFNQEAYGGQTDLPWAITVNDPVYGLISVHPTFLYESIWNIGVFGFLLFYEKRFKKKDGELLFVYMIGYSIGRFFIEGLRTDSLMFFGLRIAQIISLVAIIVGLAGIYWLRKQKTLKV, encoded by the coding sequence ATGAATGCACCTGATCCGATAGCTTTTACATTATTTGGTCTGGAAATCCGCTGGTATGGGATATTTATCGCAACAGCGCTGGTACTGGCACTTTATATTGCCGTTAAAAGAGCACCTAAATTAGGACTGACAGCGGATCATGTGCTTGATTTTTTCCTGTTTATGATTCCGGCAATTATTGTTGGTGCACGACTCTACTATGTGATTTTTTCCTTTGATTATTATAAAAACCATCCAGCTGAAATTTTTGCAATTAGAAATGGTGGTTTGGCAATTCATGGAGGGATAATTGCTGGTATTATTGTTGCATTAATTTTATGCCGCGTTAAAAATATAAACTTTTTCACCCTGGCTGATGTCGTGATTCCTGGCCTTCCATTAGGTCAGGCAATTGGTCGTTGGGGAAATTTTTTTAACCAGGAAGCCTATGGGGGGCAAACCGATCTGCCTTGGGCGATTACCGTGAATGATCCGGTATATGGCCTAATCTCAGTTCATCCAACCTTTTTATACGAATCGATCTGGAATATTGGAGTGTTTGGTTTCTTATTATTTTATGAAAAACGCTTCAAGAAGAAAGATGGCGAACTTTTGTTCGTCTATATGATTGGTTACTCCATTGGTCGGTTTTTCATCGAAGGTTTAAGAACTGACAGCCTGATGTTTTTTGGTTTGAGAATTGCTCAGATAATCAGTTTGGTCGCAATAATTGTTGGTTTGGCTGGTATCTATTGGCTGAGAAAGCAAAAGACTTTGAAAGTATAA
- a CDS encoding cobalamin-dependent protein (Presence of a B(12) (cobalamin)-binding domain implies dependence on cobalamin itself, in one of its several forms, or in some unusual lineages, dependence on a cobalamin-like analog.): MIDLKKLTQLMGDLEEDQALDMLKDFMETNPTEEQALEAVSACQEGMATVGDLFENGDYFVGDLIFAGELLTEAINVVKPALGSADASSLGTILLGTVHGDLHDIGKNIFKSMSEAAGFEVIDIGIDVEIDTFVEKAKAVNPKIIGMSGVLTLAIDSMKDTITGLKDAGVNAKYIIGGNPVTKEACDFVGADAFTTNAAEGVKICQAWA, from the coding sequence ATGATCGATTTAAAAAAATTAACACAACTTATGGGAGATTTGGAAGAAGATCAGGCATTGGATATGTTAAAAGACTTTATGGAAACAAATCCTACTGAAGAACAGGCACTGGAAGCTGTAAGCGCCTGTCAGGAAGGCATGGCAACAGTTGGGGATCTGTTTGAAAATGGAGATTATTTTGTAGGCGATCTAATTTTTGCCGGTGAATTATTAACCGAAGCAATCAATGTCGTAAAACCAGCATTAGGTAGCGCTGATGCCTCCAGTCTGGGAACAATTCTTCTCGGAACAGTACACGGAGACCTCCATGATATCGGAAAAAATATTTTCAAGAGCATGTCTGAAGCTGCCGGTTTTGAAGTCATCGATATCGGAATTGATGTCGAAATTGATACTTTTGTAGAAAAAGCAAAAGCAGTCAATCCTAAAATCATTGGAATGAGCGGTGTTTTAACCTTAGCGATTGACTCGATGAAAGATACAATAACAGGATTAAAAGACGCAGGTGTGAACGCCAAATATATTATAGGCGGAAATCCAGTCACGAAAGAAGCCTGTGACTTTGTTGGCGCCGACGCATTTACAACAAATGCGGCAGAAGGTGTAAAAATCTGCCAGGCCTGGGCTTAG
- a CDS encoding phosphate propanoyltransferase, whose amino-acid sequence MERKVPIGLSNKHIHVSQADLETLFGKGYELTPMKDLSQPGQYASEEKLDIVGPKSTIKGVRILGPVRPETQVELSIGDGFALGIKAPLRNSGDTAGSPGLKLIGPAGEVELDHGAIVAARHIHMSPEEGDAFGLKDKDVVSVKLDGPRGLIFDNVLVRVNPEYRLDMHLDVEEGNAAGAKNGQMATIL is encoded by the coding sequence TTGGAAAGAAAAGTGCCCATTGGGCTATCTAACAAACACATTCATGTATCACAGGCAGATTTGGAAACATTATTCGGTAAAGGTTATGAGCTGACACCGATGAAAGATCTATCTCAGCCTGGTCAGTATGCCTCAGAAGAAAAATTGGATATTGTTGGACCGAAAAGTACGATTAAAGGTGTTCGTATTTTAGGTCCCGTTCGACCAGAAACACAGGTGGAATTATCAATTGGTGATGGTTTCGCATTAGGAATAAAAGCACCGCTTAGAAATTCAGGTGATACTGCCGGATCTCCCGGTCTTAAACTGATTGGACCAGCTGGTGAAGTGGAACTTGATCATGGAGCTATTGTAGCTGCCCGACACATTCATATGAGTCCTGAAGAAGGGGACGCTTTTGGTCTGAAAGATAAGGACGTTGTGTCTGTTAAACTTGATGGACCACGAGGTCTTATTTTTGATAATGTTTTAGTTCGTGTAAACCCTGAATATCGTCTGGATATGCATCTGGATGTTGAAGAAGGTAATGCTGCAGGCGCTAAGAACGGCCAGATGGCAACAATTCTTTAA
- a CDS encoding MATE family efflux transporter yields the protein MEKNVTQNKMGVIPINKLMFSMGLPMILSMVVQAFYNIVDSYFVSSIQDGSGIQNLGDYAINALTLSFPIQILIIAIGVGTGVGINALLSRSLGENNRKKASIIAGNGIFLGICTYIVFLIFGIIGVEAFFKTQTSDPLIIQMGIDYLTICSVFSFGAIGFMIFEKLLQSTGRTMASTVAQLAGAVINIILDPILIFGFLGFPAMGVTGAAIATVTGQICSLALGMFFHYRHNLEIDGNFHYLKPVPETIKAIYKIGAPAILMLALMSVMAYGINIISGMISASAVTAFGIYYKIQQFVFFAAIGINNALIPIVAYNYGRQDEKRVKEGIKYGLIYTLILMLIGTVLLQAFAAQICSVFSLSQEVLDLCIQAIRIVSLGFLFAGANIVFQGTFQALGNGMNSLWLSLIRLIIVTLPLAYYFSLLSNASNLVWLCFPIAEGCGFLIGLFILRHELVNKISKLSAPKVADSFKEVLN from the coding sequence ATGGAAAAAAATGTTACACAAAACAAGATGGGAGTCATACCAATTAACAAACTTATGTTTTCAATGGGCTTACCAATGATTCTATCAATGGTCGTACAGGCTTTCTACAATATTGTAGACAGTTATTTTGTCAGTAGTATTCAGGATGGATCAGGAATTCAAAACCTAGGGGACTATGCGATCAATGCGCTGACGCTTTCTTTTCCGATCCAAATTCTCATTATTGCAATTGGGGTTGGGACTGGTGTGGGAATAAATGCTTTATTATCTAGAAGTCTTGGAGAAAACAATCGCAAAAAAGCAAGTATTATAGCTGGAAATGGGATATTTCTAGGGATCTGTACTTACATTGTGTTTTTGATTTTTGGGATTATTGGTGTGGAAGCTTTCTTTAAAACACAAACAAGCGATCCGCTCATCATCCAAATGGGTATTGATTACCTGACAATCTGTTCGGTTTTTTCTTTTGGTGCAATTGGATTTATGATTTTCGAAAAACTTTTACAGAGTACAGGGAGAACAATGGCTTCAACAGTAGCCCAATTAGCAGGAGCTGTGATCAATATTATCTTGGATCCTATTCTAATATTTGGATTTCTAGGGTTTCCGGCAATGGGTGTTACAGGAGCAGCAATTGCAACGGTTACTGGACAGATTTGTTCATTGGCGCTTGGTATGTTTTTTCACTATCGGCATAATCTTGAAATTGATGGTAATTTTCATTATTTAAAACCAGTACCGGAAACAATTAAAGCAATCTATAAAATTGGCGCACCAGCAATTTTAATGCTGGCATTAATGTCCGTTATGGCTTATGGGATCAATATTATATCTGGAATGATTTCAGCGTCTGCTGTTACTGCATTTGGTATTTATTATAAAATTCAGCAATTCGTTTTCTTTGCAGCGATTGGCATTAATAACGCTTTAATTCCAATAGTAGCCTATAATTACGGAAGGCAAGATGAAAAAAGGGTGAAAGAAGGCATAAAATATGGTCTAATTTATACCTTAATTTTAATGCTTATTGGGACTGTTCTTTTACAAGCATTCGCCGCGCAAATTTGTAGTGTGTTTTCATTATCCCAGGAGGTCCTGGATCTTTGCATTCAGGCAATACGGATTGTATCGTTAGGATTTTTATTTGCCGGTGCCAACATTGTTTTCCAGGGAACATTTCAGGCATTGGGGAATGGCATGAACTCATTGTGGTTATCATTGATCCGCCTGATCATCGTAACCTTGCCACTAGCCTATTATTTCAGTCTGCTATCCAATGCCTCAAATCTTGTCTGGTTATGTTTTCCTATTGCCGAAGGATGCGGGTTTTTGATTGGGCTATTTATCCTGCGACATGAATTAGTGAATAAAATATCAAAACTTTCAGCTCCAAAAGTTGCGGATAGTTTCAAAGAAGTACTAAATTAA
- a CDS encoding methyltetrahydrofolate cobalamin methyltransferase produces MIIIGEKINGTIPVVKEAIEARDAAFIADRAIKQAEAGASFIDVCASTAPEYEIETLKWLMEVVQDATDTPICIDSPNPRAIEAVFKYARKPGLINSISEEGDKCEVLLPLLSGNSWEVVGLTCDNNGIPNDLETKLAITRSMVEKAATYGITPDRIHIDPCVMALSTENKSMLNFVHEIKSIKEMYPTIHVTGAISNISFGLPVRALLNKTCMAFAMEAGMDSAVMDPLNREMMGTISATYALMGQDRHCRKYSKAFRAGQIGPQK; encoded by the coding sequence ATGATTATTATTGGTGAAAAAATCAACGGTACCATTCCCGTGGTTAAAGAAGCAATTGAAGCTCGAGATGCTGCATTTATTGCCGATCGGGCGATTAAACAGGCTGAGGCCGGTGCATCGTTTATCGATGTTTGCGCCAGTACCGCCCCAGAATATGAAATTGAAACCCTAAAATGGTTAATGGAAGTAGTTCAGGATGCAACAGACACACCAATTTGCATTGATAGTCCTAATCCACGAGCCATTGAAGCAGTCTTTAAATACGCTAGAAAACCTGGGCTAATTAATTCAATTTCAGAAGAAGGCGATAAATGCGAAGTGTTATTACCGCTTTTATCTGGTAATAGCTGGGAGGTTGTTGGCTTGACCTGCGATAACAATGGGATTCCCAACGATCTTGAGACAAAACTTGCAATAACAAGAAGCATGGTTGAAAAAGCTGCTACCTATGGTATCACACCTGATCGAATTCATATTGATCCGTGTGTCATGGCTTTATCAACCGAAAATAAGTCAATGCTGAATTTTGTACATGAGATTAAATCGATTAAAGAAATGTATCCTACTATCCACGTAACCGGAGCGATCAGCAATATTTCTTTTGGCTTACCAGTAAGGGCTCTACTTAATAAAACCTGTATGGCATTTGCCATGGAAGCCGGTATGGATTCTGCTGTTATGGATCCTCTCAACAGAGAAATGATGGGTACTATTTCTGCCACCTACGCATTGATGGGACAAGATAGACATTGTCGTAAATACAGTAAAGCTTTTCGAGCAGGTCAGATCGGTCCCCAAAAATAA
- the recN gene encoding DNA repair protein RecN, producing the protein MLRNLVVRDYTLIDHLVIDFDKGLNVITGETGAGKSIVIDALTLVLGNRGNKGNIRNGKKKIVVQGLFDIVGREHLLALCEEFGIPVEDGQLILTRELDLRGRNICRANGMMITVTQLKALGDELIDIHGQHEHQSLFKKENHRSLLDAFGGEDSAGLLNVTADLASQLKNLKNQIKTLEINERELEREKETLSFEMREIESANLSLHEDQKLEEERAILSNQETLFDNARQAYGILQGNNSVLSQLGMLQDYVREIAKIDKRFEKDGGMIEGFFSELESFSFNLRNYLDELEYNKGDLDQIEERLATIETLKRKYGFEIEEIFAYLESISTRLKSLGNRDENLKKYHEEMRSLIKKYDEIGNKLYEKRLSDALILKAALEKELSDLAMEQAQVEIQIDHDKRRLSPRGQDQVEILISVNPGLSPKPLGKVASGGEISRIMLSLKSIFGRLDGIETMVFDEIDTGISGRTAQIVAEKIQNLSSVNFGRQIICITHLPQIAAMADAHFRVEKTNLEDYTEVSFVSLDDQGKKEELSRMLGGAQVTNKTMEHASEMLELSRKLKCEQKSKEDKILH; encoded by the coding sequence GGGGAATATCCGAAATGGTAAGAAAAAAATTGTGGTTCAGGGGCTGTTCGATATTGTCGGACGGGAACACCTGCTTGCTCTTTGCGAAGAGTTTGGAATCCCAGTTGAAGATGGACAGCTGATTTTGACCCGTGAACTGGATCTGCGCGGTCGCAATATCTGTCGGGCAAACGGGATGATGATTACAGTGACGCAGCTTAAGGCCCTTGGGGATGAACTCATCGATATCCACGGTCAGCATGAACATCAGTCTTTATTTAAAAAAGAAAATCATCGTAGCCTTTTAGATGCTTTTGGCGGTGAAGATAGCGCGGGTCTGCTTAATGTGACAGCAGATTTAGCAAGCCAGCTGAAAAATTTAAAGAACCAAATAAAAACACTGGAAATTAACGAACGCGAACTGGAAAGGGAAAAAGAAACCCTTTCCTTTGAAATGCGCGAAATTGAATCGGCTAATCTTTCTCTTCACGAAGATCAAAAATTGGAGGAGGAAAGGGCTATTCTTTCGAATCAGGAAACTCTTTTTGATAACGCGCGCCAGGCTTATGGCATTCTTCAGGGGAATAATTCTGTTTTGTCCCAGTTGGGGATGCTGCAGGACTATGTACGGGAGATTGCAAAAATAGATAAGCGATTTGAAAAAGATGGTGGGATGATAGAGGGGTTTTTCAGTGAATTGGAATCATTCTCTTTTAATTTAAGAAATTATTTGGATGAGCTGGAGTATAATAAAGGAGATCTTGACCAAATTGAAGAACGATTGGCTACAATTGAGACTTTAAAACGCAAATATGGTTTTGAGATTGAAGAGATTTTTGCCTATCTTGAATCAATTTCCACTCGCTTAAAAAGTTTGGGTAACCGAGATGAAAATTTAAAAAAATATCACGAAGAGATGCGTAGTCTGATTAAAAAATATGATGAAATCGGAAATAAACTTTACGAAAAACGCCTAAGCGATGCACTTATTTTAAAAGCTGCACTTGAAAAAGAATTGTCAGATCTGGCAATGGAGCAGGCACAGGTTGAAATTCAGATTGACCATGATAAACGGCGCTTATCTCCGAGAGGCCAGGACCAGGTCGAAATTTTGATATCAGTTAATCCCGGACTTTCCCCTAAACCCCTGGGGAAAGTAGCATCTGGGGGAGAGATTTCCCGTATTATGTTAAGTCTTAAAAGCATTTTTGGCCGATTAGACGGGATTGAAACCATGGTTTTTGATGAAATTGATACTGGTATCAGTGGCCGGACAGCCCAGATTGTTGCGGAAAAAATTCAGAACCTTTCATCGGTCAACTTTGGCCGACAAATAATCTGTATTACCCATTTGCCGCAGATCGCAGCTATGGCTGATGCCCATTTTCGGGTTGAAAAAACGAATCTTGAGGATTATACTGAAGTTTCTTTCGTATCGCTTGATGATCAGGGTAAAAAAGAAGAACTATCCAGAATGCTGGGTGGTGCTCAGGTAACCAATAAAACTATGGAGCATGCCTCTGAGATGCTAGAACTTAGCCGTAAACTGAAATGTGAGCAAAAAAGTAAAGAGGACAAAATATTGCATTAA